A stretch of the Phycisphaeraceae bacterium genome encodes the following:
- the hisS gene encoding histidine--tRNA ligase translates to MSHTFQAPTGTRDFYPAELNRLRYVQDAWRRTSIRHGFDEIEGPTFEHLDLYTVKSGEGIVSELFSFERFGGEKKFALRPEFTPTLARMYAAKAASLPKPTKWFWMQNCFRAERPQRGRLREFSQWNCDIVGDDSPAVDAECLECCVGLLDHLKLTPSHVRVGFSHRAVIAQLLGVTGATESTLDRSLALLDRRFKMDASEFASQMSAIGIDVERLDVLVGQIGQNRRTKQDFVQDQGGARIDLRPIRAIEDSLQSAGIGEWCVFDNRIVRGLAYYTGMVFEVHETTGAERAIAGGGRYDKLIEMFGGPPTPAVGFGMGDVVLSLVLQDKGLMPDDARIADTLGLRPDVFVFAAAEAADPAVTGVVAGLRRAGLHARRSYKSTRNIGKLVKDAAGANARFAMILHSAEVCSLKNMATQAQEDNVPVGEAAARISAGR, encoded by the coding sequence ATGTCCCACACGTTCCAGGCCCCGACGGGCACCCGCGATTTCTACCCCGCCGAGCTCAACCGGCTGCGCTACGTTCAGGACGCCTGGCGTCGGACGTCCATCCGGCACGGATTCGACGAGATCGAGGGGCCGACCTTCGAGCACCTGGACCTCTACACCGTCAAGAGCGGCGAGGGGATCGTGTCGGAACTGTTCAGTTTCGAGCGGTTCGGCGGCGAGAAGAAGTTCGCGCTCCGGCCGGAGTTCACGCCCACGCTGGCGCGGATGTACGCGGCGAAGGCGGCGAGCCTCCCGAAGCCCACCAAGTGGTTCTGGATGCAGAACTGCTTCCGGGCGGAGCGGCCGCAGAGGGGGCGGTTGAGGGAGTTCTCGCAGTGGAACTGCGACATCGTGGGGGACGACTCGCCTGCAGTTGACGCAGAGTGCCTTGAGTGTTGTGTTGGACTGCTTGACCATCTCAAACTGACCCCGTCGCACGTCAGGGTTGGCTTTAGCCACCGCGCAGTGATTGCACAGCTTCTAGGAGTCACAGGAGCAACGGAAAGCACACTCGACCGGTCGCTTGCTCTCCTCGATCGTCGATTCAAGATGGACGCTTCGGAGTTCGCTAGCCAAATGTCAGCGATCGGGATCGATGTCGAAAGGCTGGATGTTCTGGTTGGTCAAATTGGCCAGAATCGCCGAACCAAACAGGACTTCGTTCAGGACCAAGGCGGCGCTCGCATTGATCTGCGTCCGATTCGAGCGATAGAGGACAGTTTGCAATCGGCTGGTATTGGTGAGTGGTGTGTTTTTGATAATCGGATCGTCCGCGGTCTCGCCTACTACACCGGCATGGTCTTCGAAGTCCACGAGACCACCGGCGCCGAGCGCGCCATCGCCGGCGGTGGCCGCTACGACAAACTCATCGAGATGTTCGGTGGCCCGCCGACCCCTGCCGTGGGCTTCGGCATGGGCGATGTCGTCCTCTCCCTGGTCCTCCAGGACAAGGGGCTCATGCCCGATGACGCCCGGATCGCGGACACGCTGGGCCTGCGGCCGGATGTTTTCGTCTTCGCCGCGGCGGAGGCGGCGGACCCGGCGGTGACGGGCGTCGTCGCCGGCTTGCGTCGTGCGGGGCTGCACGCGCGCCGGTCGTACAAGTCCACCCGCAACATCGGCAAACTGGTGAAGGACGCCGCGGGCGCCAATGCCCGCTTCGCGATGATCCTGCACTCCGCCGAGGTCTGCTCGCTCAAGAACATGGCGACGCAGGCGCAGGAGGACAACGTGCCGGTTGGTGAGGCCGCGGCGCGGATCTCGGCGGGACGGTAA